The nucleotide sequence TCGTATCTGCATGGATAGAAACAGGCATCAAGCCGAAGCCTGATGCCCCGTAAAGTATGGTGGCGTCGTAAGTTCGATAGCTGTTCAACGGCACTCAGAGCTCCTGCTTTGCCTCTTTCGAACAAGAGCAGCCTAAGAAATCCAGGCTCATCACCCTAAATGCCTTACCCTATAGAACCTTGCTCTTCCAGCCATAGAATACTGGTAACCCCTCGCGGATAATACTTGCTTCCTGTTATTTCACCTGCCAGAATCTGATCGCTCCAGCTCCAAACCGACAATGTCGGATGCGTAAGCCAAGCGACATGCGCAGCATCAGCGGCAGCGCCTTGCTCATCCCATGGCACGCCCAGAATCTGTCTGGCTACGAATTGACACAAATAGATCTTGCTTAACCAGGAGTTGCTGCTGGTCGAAGAAAGCTTCCATCCCCCATCAGGGAACAGACAAACGCCTTCCTTCAGCACAGCTGCCAAATGTCGCTTCAATGCTTGAATGTAAGCGCCGAATCTCCCTTCCGAGTCCAGTGCTTCGAGACAATTGGTGAAGTAGGGGAATACTAGACCTTCAATCGCCGGAATGATGCGTGAATCATTTCCTTCCCCCATGACAGCGGGAATATACCCTTCCTCTGTCATATGAGAGACGATTGTGGCCGCGCACTTTTCTGCTTGGCTTCCAGCTGCATCCGCCAGCATTTCCCGTCCGTTTTCCCGGAATATCTTCTCCAGCGCCACATAGGAAGCCCAGCACTTGCCCGCCATATACAGGTTGTTGCGCGCTTGGCCTAGAGATACATCCAAGCTGTCGTAAGTCGTAATTTCAGCGCCGCCCATCACCCGGGAGCTGTCCAGCCCCATCATGCCATTGCGCTTCGAAGGATCGGGATGGTCGCGATTCAGCATGCTTTCCAAACAGCGTTCCAATGTTCCAATATTCGCTTCCAGCCATTGCCGGTCGCCAGTTTGCTCCACGTAAACAGCAGCGCAGAGCACCCAATTCACTAACTGCTCATGCGTCATATGCGAGAAGCAGCCATCCAGCCCATACAGCTCATATGATGAATAATGCGGGCGTGAAAACGTATTGGCCACACCCATGTCATGCGTGAAGCTGATACCGCCCGGATATTCCTTGTCCTCTCCCGGAAAACGCACGCGATCCTCATAGCTGTAGCGCTTGGTAAAGAGATCCAATTCGTTCTTCACGGTCCAAGGGTTCATCCTGATTTCGAAAAACAGCTGGTCTACTGTCAGATCGAAAGTGTTCATCATTCGGTACTCGCCTTCGTTCACAACCCAGATCGGTTCTCCGTTCGCTTCCAGCAGCTGGGTATTTCCATAGTAGGAACGAATAGCATGAGCCATCATAAACGTCTGATCTTCAGACAGTTTTGTCTCATCCAGCATGCGGTTTGCCGTTTCTGCCAATGATTTCAAGCGGCCGGCATGTGCGGTTGCGTATTCACCGACTGCCTCGATATCCTTGAACAGCTTCGTATAGTAATAGACAGCGTCAATTCCTGTTGTCGCCACTCCTCCTCGGTAGAAACAAACCGCGAATTGGAACGTCTTTTTCTTGCCTGCAGGCACATCAACAATTAGAGCACCCACTTTGCCTAACCCGAATGTCCAATTCTCTTCCTTCGGGTTCAGCAAGATATCCTCCATACTGAAATGCAGTGCCGACTTGGCCGACGGGTCATTCGTTACGATAGCTGTCAGGCGCCCCTGGCCAACCCCAATCAAAGTGGATGTGTCGTCAATACGGCGCATGGAGCTGTAAGGGTCGCTCCCCTCATATCCAAAAAACGCGCGTCTCGGACGGTCCGAGCCGGTATTATCTACCGTTAACTCGGCAATAACGGCTGGCACCAACACTTCTTTTAATTTTGCCGCTTCAGCGGTACTCGGTTCCGGCACAGACTGAACGGGGGAATAGATGGCAAAGCTCAAATCCCCCGCAGTCCAGCGATCAGTAGAAAGCCGGAAGCTCCGTTCAATCCGATCCTCGCTGAAAGGGATGATAATATTCGGTTTATCCGGATTCGGGTCGGGATTCTCGATGTCATAACGTCTGGCCTCATCACTTTCGCCGCTGGCGAAAAACGGAAGCGCTTCATATATTCCGCCTTCAGCCGCTTCTAAGCCAATAAACACATTCGTTCTCGGCGATCTGCCCAATTCCAGATCCAGCCCTCCGCCTGCGCCCGGAAATCCAAGTGTGAAGCTGGAAAACGCGCCGATTGGAGAGTGGTGGGCGTTGAAGAATAACGGCTTAGACATGATGACCTCTCCCCTTTCTAATCTACCTGGATGTTAGCCCTTCACACCGCCCACAGTCATGCCTTTAACAAAATACTTTTGCAGGAATGGATAAACCATCATGATCGGCAAGCTGGCTACAATTGTCATGGTCGCTCGGACAGCCAGCGGTGAAACAAAGTTATCCGTAGACGCATTGGCGAAAGCGTCTGCCGCCGTCCTGGATGTTACCGCAGAGTTGGAGTTTTGCAAGATCTTTACCAATTCATACTGCAGCGTACTCAAATTAATGTTCGAAGAATTGAACAGGAAGACATCAAACCAAGAGTTCCACTGGTACACGGCAGCAAACAAGGAAATCGTAGCCAAAGCCGGTACTGTCAGCGGCAATACGATGCGGACGAAAGTTGTAAATTCCCCGGCACCGTCCATTTTGGCTGATTCCAGAATGCCATCGGGCAACCCCTGAATGAACGAGCGAATAACGATCAGATTGAACACCCCGATCAATCCAGGGAAAATATAAACCCAGAAGCTATTAAGCAAATTCAGATCTTTAATAAGCAGAAACGTCGGGATCAAACCGCCGTTAAAATACAGCGTAAGCACAAAAGCAATTGTAACGAACTTGCGGAGCACGTATTCAGGCTTGCTGATCGTATAAGCGACCATTGCAGAGCAGAATACAGTCAATGCTGTTCCGATCACCGTACGCAAGATGGAGATCAATGTTGCGTGAAAGATCGTAGACTGTTGAAACACATATTCGTAATTTTTCAAAGTAAATTCCCGCGGCCACAAATGAATGCCTCCGCGAATGGAATCATTGGCGTCATTGAACGATAATGCCAGCTGATTCAACATTGGATACAGGGTCACTGTAACCAAAAACAGCATAAACAACACATTGCATATATCGAATATCCGATCACCCAAAGACGGGCGAAGGGCTCCTTTTCTGTAGGAAGCCATGGTTCTCCTCTCCTTTGATGGTCATTAGAATAGTCGATCCTGTCCCAGTCGTTTTGCTAAAGAGTTCGCAGCAAACAACAAGGTAAAGCTAATTACAGTCTTGAATATACCCGCAGCCGTGGCAAAGGAATAATTCCCGAAATTGATCCCCCACCGAATGACGAATAGCTCCAAGGTTTCTGCGTAATCCATATTCGCAGGATTTTTCAGCAAGTATTGCGCTTCAAATCCTGTTTCCAATACTTGCCCAATATTCAGGATCAACAGCACTATGATAACCGGTCTCATCCCAGGCAGCGTAATGTGCCAGATTTTGCGAAAGCGGTTGGCACCGTCGATATCAGCTGCCTCGTATTGCGACGGATCGATCACAGTAATGGCTGCCAAATACACAATCGTATTCCATCCAAGGTTTTTCCAAGTTTCGGATGCGGCGAAAATCCCCCAGAAATATGAGCCTTCTCCTAACCACATCACAGGCTTGTCAATAATGCCAAGTCCCATCAATACTTGATTGACGACACCGTCTTCCGGAGATAAAGCAACCATGACAATACTTGCCGCAACTACCCAGGAAAGGAAATACGGCATATAACTGATTGTTTGTACTACGCGTTTGAATACAATATTCTTCAATTCATTCAACAAGATAGCCAATGTAATGGCCAATACGAATCCAAGTATCAGATTGATAAAGCTCATTGCGAACGTATTGCGCATGACGCGATAGAAAGAATCATCTTGGAACAAAAATGCAAAGTGCTTAAATCCTACCCATTCCTGTTCTGAGAAACTGCGTCCTGGCCGGTAGTCCTGAAAGGCCAACGTCCAGCCCCAAACTGGCAAATATCGAAAAATAAACAACCAGATCACAAATGGCACTGACATCATGACGAGTGCTCTTTGCTTCATTAGCGTTTTGAAAAAAAGCTTGGTCCCCGATGGTGCCTTTGGAGACTTCGGCGGTGTAACAGCCGGCGCAGCGCTAGCGGACTGCTGCATGGTTCATTCGCCTCCTATCTGAATTCTCCGAAACTTCTCTTGCAGCGTAATCAAGGAACCGGCTTGACGCTGCGTATAAAAGTCGGAAGGAAGGACAACAAGTGCCCCTTCCTTCCGCGCAAACAACGTTCGTCCCGCTACTTACTCGCCACTGACCGCAGCTACTTTCTCTTTCAGCTTTGTGCTCAGGTATTCTTCATACTGGGCAGTATAACCCAGCTTTTCGAATTCAGAGAGATAAGTTTCCCATTCACTGTCGAACTTACCTGCATCAGCCAACGTCAGTCTCGGCAGGAAGCGCTTGACTAAATCTTCTCTGCGCTGCTCATAAATCTGCTCTTGCGATCCTTGTTCAAATGCGATACTCCAAGCTGGGAACCAAGGTCTTGGGTCAGATTCGGAAAACATTTCGGAGAAGGTTTGAACCCCGTAAGCTTCGAGAGCCGCACGTTCAGCATCAGTAAAGTCCAGCTGCGCCACTTCAGGCTGTCTGCCAGGAGAGTGAGCGTTGCCGTCTGACAAGGTAGACGATTGGGCCCACATTGGCCAATAGTATTCGAAGTATGTCAGACCGACATCTTGCTTGTATTGGTTATCACGCAGTTTTTCAATTTGCTCTGGAGTCCGGTAGAAACGACCGTTCTCATCCACTTCATAGGTCAGTCCTTGGATGCCCCACTGATTGCGGATTTGGTTTTCCTCAGTAAGCATGTAATCGAAGAATTTGATAATGCGTTCTGGGTCTTTAGCACTCTTCGTAATACCGATACCGCGGTTATGAACGAATGACTCAGGATCCAGATACTGATCCTTGATATTAGCATCAAATACGATTGGAAGCGGGAAGTACTCTAGATCCGAATCGCCGGCAATTTTCAGGTTCTGCGAAGCCTGGTTAACCTGCCAGCCGTAATCGAAGTATCCAAGTACTTTACCAGATGTAAGCTTAGCCAAATATTGATCGTAGT is from Xylanibacillus composti and encodes:
- a CDS encoding glycoside hydrolase family 52 protein is translated as MSKPLFFNAHHSPIGAFSSFTLGFPGAGGGLDLELGRSPRTNVFIGLEAAEGGIYEALPFFASGESDEARRYDIENPDPNPDKPNIIIPFSEDRIERSFRLSTDRWTAGDLSFAIYSPVQSVPEPSTAEAAKLKEVLVPAVIAELTVDNTGSDRPRRAFFGYEGSDPYSSMRRIDDTSTLIGVGQGRLTAIVTNDPSAKSALHFSMEDILLNPKEENWTFGLGKVGALIVDVPAGKKKTFQFAVCFYRGGVATTGIDAVYYYTKLFKDIEAVGEYATAHAGRLKSLAETANRMLDETKLSEDQTFMMAHAIRSYYGNTQLLEANGEPIWVVNEGEYRMMNTFDLTVDQLFFEIRMNPWTVKNELDLFTKRYSYEDRVRFPGEDKEYPGGISFTHDMGVANTFSRPHYSSYELYGLDGCFSHMTHEQLVNWVLCAAVYVEQTGDRQWLEANIGTLERCLESMLNRDHPDPSKRNGMMGLDSSRVMGGAEITTYDSLDVSLGQARNNLYMAGKCWASYVALEKIFRENGREMLADAAGSQAEKCAATIVSHMTEEGYIPAVMGEGNDSRIIPAIEGLVFPYFTNCLEALDSEGRFGAYIQALKRHLAAVLKEGVCLFPDGGWKLSSTSSNSWLSKIYLCQFVARQILGVPWDEQGAAADAAHVAWLTHPTLSVWSWSDQILAGEITGSKYYPRGVTSILWLEEQGSIG
- a CDS encoding carbohydrate ABC transporter permease: MASYRKGALRPSLGDRIFDICNVLFMLFLVTVTLYPMLNQLALSFNDANDSIRGGIHLWPREFTLKNYEYVFQQSTIFHATLISILRTVIGTALTVFCSAMVAYTISKPEYVLRKFVTIAFVLTLYFNGGLIPTFLLIKDLNLLNSFWVYIFPGLIGVFNLIVIRSFIQGLPDGILESAKMDGAGEFTTFVRIVLPLTVPALATISLFAAVYQWNSWFDVFLFNSSNINLSTLQYELVKILQNSNSAVTSRTAADAFANASTDNFVSPLAVRATMTIVASLPIMMVYPFLQKYFVKGMTVGGVKG
- a CDS encoding ABC transporter permease gives rise to the protein MQQSASAAPAVTPPKSPKAPSGTKLFFKTLMKQRALVMMSVPFVIWLFIFRYLPVWGWTLAFQDYRPGRSFSEQEWVGFKHFAFLFQDDSFYRVMRNTFAMSFINLILGFVLAITLAILLNELKNIVFKRVVQTISYMPYFLSWVVAASIVMVALSPEDGVVNQVLMGLGIIDKPVMWLGEGSYFWGIFAASETWKNLGWNTIVYLAAITVIDPSQYEAADIDGANRFRKIWHITLPGMRPVIIVLLILNIGQVLETGFEAQYLLKNPANMDYAETLELFVIRWGINFGNYSFATAAGIFKTVISFTLLFAANSLAKRLGQDRLF